tgcttttgttaaaaaaaaaatgtatgtgggtgtgtatatatatatatatatatatatatatatatatatatatatatatatatatatatatatatatatatatatagttgtctttgatcatttatttttaaacagttttttcttTATCTGATAATGTTGCAAACCAATGTGCGCAGTCTTCTAATTAGCTGAATCAcacacagtaaaaataaaaaaataataaataaaatagatcagTCCTTTAATCATTAAGTATTTTATTCATTGGATGTCCAGCATGCATGcactatatacagtacacagtTATATATACAGAAACAAATGAAAGAAACTGGCAAAATAAGAAAGCGTAGTTTACATTGGTAAAGCAAactctttttatttcaaatactcAATGTTTACGTTTCAGTACGTTTCATTTTATATGaatcataattataaaaatgtagtacaattagtattattatttaatctattttttaGTGCTACAATACATGTTTTTTCTGCATCAACAGTTCCTTTTTATGCCTATTAAGCAAGCTGTGACACAGAAAGGACACATTTGGTGTCTTCTGTCATCTCATTGAGTCCCATGTTAAGCAGGTAGTGCACAGAAGCGACGGCTGTTCCTCCTGCTGGTAGAGCTCCTCCTGGCAGCAGAGATATTATGGTCCCCAGCGTTTTAGCTATAGCAATCATTGGTGTAGACAGCATTTCAATCACAATATCCTCAGTGGCCCCATCTTTGAAGCGTGATGTCTTAGCATCTTTTAGCTTCTCCACCGGTTTGTTCACTCGGTCTGATAGTGCCTCTAGAGCCTGATTTGATAAGCCGTAGCCTGTGTAGACTTGCTGAAAAAACTTCTTCATGATGCCATAATCACAGGCCAGTGACAATCCTGGAATGGGAGCTATCGCCCCAACCCCGGCTGCAAATGCATTTAGCCAAATCATTTTCTTGTAGTATGTTTTCTTCTTTGTGAGGGCCTCTAGAGAATAAACGGGAAGAGACTGAATGAGAGCAAATTTCTTGTTCTCTGGAAGTTCATCTTCGAGGGTGTTGATGAGCTTCTGAAAGTCAtatttttccaaattaaatgAAGATACTAGGAATATTTGGGGTATTCCGACTCTCAATAGGTTCGCCTTACAATCCTCTCGAATGTTTTCGAGCAACATCCGCTCATCAAAGTTTCTTTTGTGTGATTCAGCACGAATGTCGTTATCAATTTTAGTACGAATGAAATAAAATAGCTTCTTGCTCTTCATGATCGCTCTGGCCAGCTCAATGTCGTTCTCCTTAAATCTTTCAGAGGTCACTATGAGAAAGAAGTCATAAGTGTGGAAATTGACATCTTTCAGGTACTTCTTTGCTTTAAATTTGGGACTCCCAATTCCAGGCAGGTCCCAGATCTTCACATTTGGCATGGAGGGGTGCAGATACATGTCGGGCTTCATGGTAGTCTCAGTTGTTCCTGTGGGAGCTGCGTCTTTATCATCATTAGAAAGGCCTCTGAGGGCATTGACGAAGGAAGACTTCCCTGCTCCTGTCATCCCTGTTATAGCAATGTTAAGTGTAACATTCTCTAACTCTTTCAGTTTacttttcagtttgtttgttttctctgcAGGTGGAGAGTCAATTATTTCCTGTAATTCTAAACCAAGAGagtctgaatcttctgtgtttgCCGTGGCTTTAGAAAATACATCTACAAACTCATTGGAAAccacatatacatttttgttgGTGTCCTCTTCCTCTggctttttaatgtctttttcttTAGGTTCGTCAGAACATTTAGTTTGTCCATTTTTCTCAGCTATTTCCAGTTTTCGCAGCATATTTCTTGGACTGATTGTTGGATATTTACAATGTggtgattttttgtttttagtctCGTCTTGGCTGAATGTTTGTGATGTAGTTGATGTTGATCCAGATGACTGGCTGGAGAGATCATCTTCATTATAGGGATTTCTCGAATCTGTCATGGTACTCTTTATAAAGAAATAATCAATTCATGAAACGTCATCATAtctgattaataattaattataaactttagTGTAAAACACAGAAAAGTACCTTATATAAGAATGatgcatgttaaataataaaaaaaaacaaccaccgCTGTGAGTAGTGAATTTTCCACTCAGCCTCTGGAAGCTTCAGTACTGTCCATTGTAACATATAGTGGGACTGAATCATACAGATAAATGTCTCATTGATATGGCATTTCATAACTGATCTGAaagacaaaaaatttaataaataaataaacatgtatcCATTCTTTAATTGCATTAAAACACAACATAAATGAGAACTGCTTAAAAACCAATGATAGCTATTTATATTCCTTTAAACTTGGCTGTAGTTCTTCAGATTCTTTTTATGTTGTTTCAACAaggctatttatttttaaatataatggaAGAAATCATATGATTtgatttagtatttagtatttttttttttttttttataaaaatgaatgttaTCCAAATCTTGTATGGGATAAGCCATTTAAGATATAAACAACTTCTTACCTTCTTTTAAACATAGTTAAAAGTTATTTCATCTCAATAATTATGTTAATGTGAGTGTAATTTTTCTAATATATAATGCAATAGAACGATCTTACCATTGGTAAGTAAGAAATGAGTAAAGAGCTTCATCACAAAACCAAATGAGCTGTGTTAAATGCAGGAGAGTTTTATAGACTTCAGGGTGTGTCTTTTATAAAGAACTTCCTCCTGACAGAAATTCCTTGAACACACAAACTTGTTCCACGTTCCATGTTTGTTTACTATTAAGTTATTTCAGAATAGAGCTGAATATGACTTATCACCTCACAAACAGGACTGGGGGAATTTCTTTCATGTGATGCCCCTTAGACCAGATCAGTCAATCAGCTGTATGCAATTAATAAGTGTTGTTGTGAAGTTGTTTTCCACTTTCTTTACCCCACAGTTAAACACAAAGGCATGACGTATATCAGCATGTTCTCATAATTTATAATTAAGGGATTGTGAGGGCACAAACAAACATGTATGATGTGTGCAAGCAATCAACAGAATATGCTGTTTGCAAGTGCTTTAATTGTGGCTAAACCTTACCTAATCCCAAACCCGATCGCAATAATGCAGCTTGTATGCAACCATCGAAACAACAGAAGACCTAGAGCAGAAAATTGTTTGGATATATTCAGACAAAGAATTACTGGAACAACTGTAAATAAAACTTTTCTGtctgacttgaaaaaaaaaaacaggtagaCACAGCATTCCATATATGCACTAAATCCTCAAAACCTGAATGACATGGGGACCACCTACTGTGTGTGTCTTTGAAGAATTACAAGCATTTATTAACATATTATGAACTCACAAAGGGTTTTGATCAAGTACAAAACACAAAAATCAACCAATTGTTTTGTGGGTTTCTATAGCAAAGTTGGTGGAGAATGGTGCTAGTCATAAATTTCCAGGGAATTTCcagattcccagggaacacataatATAATCCAGTAAAAtcttgaatgcactgtacattGCTTGAGATAAAAGTGTTTAATatataatgtcatttattcaaGCTACAAATGAAGTCActtaactaaaactttaaaatgaaaagccCCAAATATATCAAATGATCTctactataaaaaaatacaatttatactgTATTGATTGGATGAGGGCTTCTTTGGCTCTTTCCTCTTCAATTTACAAAAGCCTAAtactaaaaggaaaaaaagactCATTTGTAAACATGCATTACTCTGTCCTAACATTTAATTGTCTCCTGTATAATCATAACCCTGTAGAACCTAAacttacaataattccaaaattacatcCAACCCCAATAATGATCAAGCTAAAACCTAAATCATTTTATTCTCATTTGATTTTACAGCATAATTTTAATCTAAGGCTACTTTAATTACTAACTATTAATTTCATTGTATTTCATCTTACATaagcactgaaaaaaaagatgaatagcTGTCAGATTTAAAACCCATTGTTATGAAAGTGTATTTAAATAACATGTTTCGCACCTTCACTACTCAGGAAGCTCACATACATGATAGCACCTATACGTGTTTTTATGTATGAAAGCATCTTGGTTTCATCGTTATTGATTAAATTCAATAGCAGATACACATAGTTGTTAAGagatgaaaaaacattttttctacCCACATTAAAACTAGTTGGATGTTATTTTGCATCACAGGCTACGAGATTCTTTCAGCATGGTACTGTACAGTTCAGGTTTGTCTTGTGGCTGTCTTTACAGTCAGTGACCTGGATCTATGCTACTGAAAGCCTTTTATCAAATCATTCAGCCCTACAGGAGTTAATGAAAGAACTGACTCAATCTGAAATACTATAATCCCTATGCATGTCTAACcaaataaacagaataattgtcataatttaaCACGAATAAAAATGGCCACAGATCATGtacacaacaattaaaaaaaactgcatattcTTTTATTTTCACAAAGTGAAGGTGGGCTGGACCTTAAACCGCTTATTATAGCAATAATTAAAGCAATAATGtctttaataattaaaagtattatCAATGCAGTACTAATTCTAACCCCAGGATGCAAATGGAATAATAATTAGATGAGAGATATATGACGCTGTTTCCTTGTAAAGACAATTGGTAAAAGCACTGAAAATTAAATGTGCTTTTGATAGACAACTGAACCAACCAGtctcaaaaaatgaaaacatcatAGGGGAATTCACTAAGCATGTGTTGCATGTTGATTTATGGCGTTATTCCCTCATCTTGTGGGTTGGTTCTGAGCACAAGCCACTGGAGAATGTAGAAATCTCTCATTTCCTCAAGTGGTAATAGAGAGATGCATcagcagctttgtgaacaaatcaaTTATACTGATGCTACTTTGTTGTACTTGCTGTAGGAGGTGTGTTTGTGTAGATATGAAAGCCATTTACCATAAATACTCAATTAATTTGTCATAACATGGCACATATATAAAAATGAAGACTAGAATCaagaacaaaaatacaaattctaataAGTTCACATCAAGAAAACCCCAAAATAGCAACATTTGGTCATTGCTGGAAGAAATATCTAGACCTTCTTGAGCAGGGTATCTCCCAACACAtaacagttaatgaataaaataaaaataagatttgctTAACATTTTTATACTTCAATGATGCAGAATAAAGCAGATATAATAGGTAAATTGTAGTTTTATTGTGGAAATAGATGTCTTATAAGTCATCTTCAGTAGCAGACTTtagcttttgtgtgtgttcaggccAAAATCCTTTGTCCTTTTAGGGCATTATCGGTCCCTATGAGGAAATTAGctaataaatctaaatgaaaggTTAGGGTAAAGGGATAGACAGTACAGTTAAAAAATTCAAATGTCTATGGGATTTCCCCTTAAAACACGGAAACCCATGTGTATGTGACATGTGTGTGCTTTAATGGACAGCAATGTTTCCAGGAAAAAAAGTTAGTTTAGCCACAAAcatccaatttattttttatttttatttttttgagccaAGAGATTCTGGATCAGGCTGCAGCTACAAACTGATGTATTTCTGAAGGCACATCCTTATTAAGTTTCATGAAGAGATATAGTGACGCCTGCTGTATTTAAATTGTGCTGCATACTGCaatcgtgtttgtgtgtgtgcactgcctTGGCCAAGAACTGCTGTGAAAGGTATATGACTTATATATTTTCAAAGACATCCAGACAAACTGGTTTGTGGCATGAAAACTTTACATGGAAAAAACATAGTAGACTTCACTGTGAGAATCTACAGGCTTTATACAACAGTTCTAGTTTAATTTATTACATCAAGCAATAACGTCTACACAGTGCCCTCTGTCATACAAACAGAATAAGAGGACATTACATTAGTAGGCTATATAAAGCAACTGAAATAAATCATTTGAATCCCATGACTCAGTTCTTTCCTCTAAATGTATATTTGAGACTAGTTTAGGTTGAAGAACATTTGCTCTTTATGAGTACGCCTCTCTAAGAAATAAGACCacttttgagaaagtaaaatgtGCATATTAACCTGCATGTTAGGTTAACTGCTGCCCGAGGTCTGATGGAGAGTCTCATGTATTAAAATGCATagcaaataaaaatagaaaagctATTCTGAAGAATCTCCCTGGAAATAGAATGATATTTTGGTTCAGTTCTTTATTATTAATGAACTGAACTCCCAAATCAAAGTCTCTTGTACAGAAGTAAAAAACCCCAGGTTGTAAAGTTCATAGAAATCTAGAGTTCTTGCCTTCCACACAGAGAAACAATCTGTCCTCATCTGGGTGTTTCCCAGCAGTACACATTTGGAAGCACGTGTGGATAGTCTAAagccttttatatttttatgtttattttgttttttaataacctACTAAACAActtcttttcaaaaacatttttttaataaaacacacatgcacgtgtttgtgtgtgtcatattACTTTTTTAACATATCATTTACTATTAATTCTTGAGTACATTGTGATGCATTCCAATCTTTGACAATCTCAAAAATCTAATAATCATAACAAATTTAGCAGTGTATTCTTCTCTCATGCTGAGattcacagaaaacacacacatttcaacgCATAATatcctttattttctttatattacaGGGGagagcttcatcagagaaaataactttgcacctcttcctcttcctgcagAATTTCTGTCTGTccttgacacttttttttttcttggagagaagtggcttttTTGACTAAATGTATCTCACTGCCAACACTTTTGGCCATTACTGTACAAATATTCTCTTATCTGACGCCTGATCGTAGCATTAACttaaatatacacttttttttgatattcaacaaaaaaataaaatgtatttagtggCACACACCTGATGCGTGAACTTGACAAGATGGCGGCGCTGTTTCTCCCGCGAAGTCACTGAGGCTCGTGCACGTGTGGAATGATCTCAGTGTTGGCTGGAAATCTCAATGTTGACAGGATTTGAGAATAGccattcatttaatgtttttaaaatatattttctgcagACTAAAAATAATAcagcaggggttcagataaaaaatcggcagctggcagcaggaagtggctgccattgacagccggaaggcagtaactgacagccggaaggcagtaactgtcagccggatggtaggcgggacctgccattcggtgggagccaatcagtatcaaccaacgtgggcgcaaccaatcagatataactgcacccaaacgcttcagtaatggttgcgattgatcaaacggtaagttcagaaattggtcatcggagtaattaatgtttttttgcgttgtaagtttgattttaattggtatcttggtgaacgacttggtagacttggtgtctactttggtttaattgttcaatgaaatctaattagtggtagcaacgttgtttgtgtaccttgttaggggcctaccattaacttcaaattacgtttgacgtaccattaaatattaacgtttgttagcgtgttaacagtctatt
The nucleotide sequence above comes from Carassius gibelio isolate Cgi1373 ecotype wild population from Czech Republic chromosome B16, carGib1.2-hapl.c, whole genome shotgun sequence. Encoded proteins:
- the LOC127975348 gene encoding interferon-inducible GTPase 1-like, which encodes MTDSRNPYNEDDLSSQSSGSTSTTSQTFSQDETKNKKSPHCKYPTISPRNMLRKLEIAEKNGQTKCSDEPKEKDIKKPEEEDTNKNVYVVSNEFVDVFSKATANTEDSDSLGLELQEIIDSPPAEKTNKLKSKLKELENVTLNIAITGMTGAGKSSFVNALRGLSNDDKDAAPTGTTETTMKPDMYLHPSMPNVKIWDLPGIGSPKFKAKKYLKDVNFHTYDFFLIVTSERFKENDIELARAIMKSKKLFYFIRTKIDNDIRAESHKRNFDERMLLENIREDCKANLLRVGIPQIFLVSSFNLEKYDFQKLINTLEDELPENKKFALIQSLPVYSLEALTKKKTYYKKMIWLNAFAAGVGAIAPIPGLSLACDYGIMKKFFQQVYTGYGLSNQALEALSDRVNKPVEKLKDAKTSRFKDGATEDIVIEMLSTPMIAIAKTLGTIISLLPGGALPAGGTAVASVHYLLNMGLNEMTEDTKCVLSVSQLA